A stretch of the Candidatus Jettenia sp. AMX2 genome encodes the following:
- a CDS encoding DEAD/DEAH box helicase family protein, protein MKLKFKKQDFQTEAVNVVADCFTGQPKHILKYRIDPGKTADGKGPRQLSLSMESGFKNYELVLTPLQILENIQSVQRRQNLHVSSRLVSTSICPVNLDIEMETGTGKTYCYIKTMFELNERYGWSKFIVMVPSIPIREGVYKSFEITAGHFLEQYNKRIRFFIYNSKQLHHLEHFSSDGGINVIIINVQAFAARGKDARRIYLELDDFQSRRPIDVIKSNHPILVLDEPQKMEGTVTTRALEEFNPLAILRYSATHKTEYNKVYRLDALDAYHQKLVKKIAVRGITVKGFTGTNAYLYLESIQISTSKPPVARMEFEVRQKTGIKRVVRQLVNKDNLFDLSGELEQYRGFVITDIDAVKDTVSFTNGVVLEAGEASGDVNEATIRRIQIREAVKAHLEKEQSLFNRGIKVLSLFFIDEVAKYRRYENGAEQPGEYAIIFEEEYNTALNEILKSEETPYTQYLRNIKTNKTHNGYFSIDKKTKQMVDPTVSARSTETDDVDAYDLILKDKERLLSMNEPVRFVFSHSALSEGWDNPNVFVICALKYSDSTIRKRQEVGRGLRLCVNQDGDRMDSGTNVHDSNLLTVVAGESYKDFVSALQKEISESLSERPRKADKDYFTGKVIKTTEGDITITEKMANQICRYLIKNDYTDDNDAVTQAYHDSRKNNTLADLSEDLVPYAPQIIQLIDSVFSDASLPEIDDGRRVKPNPLNKNFEKAEFRALWKKINQKAAYTVHFDSDELKKKCVAALNKELKVTKLQYTIQRGEQRDSVTHNDLKAGAGFEVSESQTDHFSHSVHSGVKYDLIGKIAEDTKLTRATIAGILKDINESVFSQYRVNPEDFILKAGTLINEQKATVIVEYLAYDMVRDRHDLDIFTAEKPRDDFSKAMKTDHHIYDYVFTDSNNEKKFVTELDKSVEVVVYAKLPRSFFIPTPVGDYNPDWAIAFKEGTVKHIYFVAETKGSMSSMELRRIEECKIECARKFFAKITSDQVRYDVIDSYGKLMELVK, encoded by the coding sequence ATGAAACTTAAATTCAAAAAACAAGACTTTCAGACCGAGGCTGTGAATGTAGTTGCAGACTGCTTTACCGGGCAGCCCAAGCATATCTTAAAATACCGTATTGATCCAGGAAAAACAGCAGATGGCAAGGGTCCAAGGCAGCTTTCTTTAAGCATGGAATCCGGCTTCAAAAATTATGAACTGGTTTTAACGCCTCTACAGATCCTTGAAAACATTCAGTCCGTACAGCGTCGGCAGAACCTGCATGTGTCCTCCAGGCTGGTCAGTACCAGTATCTGCCCTGTGAACCTGGATATTGAAATGGAAACCGGAACGGGAAAGACATATTGCTACATTAAGACTATGTTCGAACTGAATGAACGGTACGGCTGGTCAAAGTTTATCGTCATGGTACCGTCGATACCTATCCGGGAAGGAGTATATAAATCCTTTGAGATTACCGCTGGTCATTTTTTGGAGCAATACAACAAGCGTATCAGATTCTTTATCTACAATTCAAAACAGCTTCATCATCTGGAGCACTTTTCCTCAGACGGCGGTATTAATGTAATTATTATCAATGTGCAGGCATTTGCTGCCAGGGGTAAGGATGCCCGTCGCATTTATCTGGAGCTCGATGACTTCCAATCCCGGCGTCCCATTGATGTGATAAAAAGCAATCATCCGATTTTGGTTCTTGATGAACCGCAGAAGATGGAGGGCACGGTAACAACAAGGGCGCTTGAAGAGTTTAACCCGCTGGCCATCTTGCGCTATTCAGCTACCCACAAAACGGAATATAACAAGGTTTATCGTCTGGATGCACTGGACGCCTATCATCAGAAACTGGTAAAAAAGATTGCTGTAAGGGGAATTACGGTAAAAGGGTTTACCGGGACAAATGCCTATCTCTACCTCGAATCCATACAAATCTCAACATCAAAACCACCCGTTGCCAGAATGGAGTTCGAAGTAAGGCAAAAAACAGGTATAAAAAGGGTTGTCCGTCAATTGGTAAACAAGGATAATCTTTTTGACCTTTCCGGTGAACTGGAACAATACAGAGGTTTTGTCATTACTGACATTGATGCAGTGAAAGACACGGTCAGTTTTACCAATGGTGTTGTCCTGGAAGCGGGGGAGGCTTCCGGCGATGTTAATGAGGCAACTATCCGCCGGATTCAAATTCGCGAGGCCGTCAAAGCTCATTTAGAGAAAGAACAATCACTCTTTAATAGGGGAATTAAGGTGCTTTCCCTGTTCTTTATCGATGAAGTGGCAAAATACCGTCGTTATGAAAATGGTGCCGAACAGCCCGGAGAGTATGCCATTATATTCGAAGAGGAATACAATACCGCATTAAACGAAATCCTGAAATCAGAAGAAACGCCATACACGCAGTATCTCAGGAATATAAAGACAAACAAGACGCACAATGGCTACTTCTCAATTGACAAGAAAACCAAGCAGATGGTAGATCCTACGGTAAGTGCACGAAGCACGGAGACGGATGATGTGGACGCATATGACTTGATCCTGAAAGACAAGGAACGGCTATTATCCATGAACGAACCGGTACGTTTTGTTTTCTCCCACTCTGCATTAAGTGAAGGCTGGGACAACCCGAACGTCTTTGTTATTTGTGCGCTCAAATACAGTGACAGTACTATTCGAAAGCGCCAGGAAGTGGGGCGGGGTCTGCGGTTATGTGTTAATCAGGATGGCGACCGTATGGACAGCGGTACAAACGTACACGATAGTAACCTGCTGACAGTCGTTGCGGGAGAGAGTTACAAAGACTTTGTCAGTGCCTTGCAAAAAGAAATCTCTGAGTCTCTTTCTGAACGTCCCCGAAAAGCGGACAAGGACTACTTTACCGGAAAGGTTATTAAGACAACCGAAGGCGATATAACCATTACAGAAAAAATGGCAAACCAGATATGCCGCTACCTTATTAAGAATGATTATACCGATGACAATGATGCGGTTACCCAGGCATATCATGATTCCAGGAAGAACAACACATTGGCCGATTTGTCGGAGGACCTGGTCCCTTATGCGCCGCAAATAATTCAATTAATTGACAGTGTATTCAGTGATGCCAGTTTGCCAGAGATTGATGATGGACGTAGGGTTAAACCGAATCCCTTAAATAAGAATTTTGAAAAGGCTGAGTTCAGGGCACTATGGAAAAAGATAAATCAGAAAGCCGCATATACTGTTCATTTTGACTCTGATGAATTAAAGAAGAAATGTGTGGCTGCCCTGAATAAGGAGTTGAAAGTAACTAAACTGCAATACACAATTCAACGGGGAGAGCAACGGGATTCGGTCACTCATAATGATTTAAAAGCCGGTGCTGGTTTTGAAGTCAGTGAGAGCCAGACGGATCATTTTTCTCATTCAGTTCATTCCGGAGTAAAGTATGATTTAATAGGAAAGATTGCTGAAGATACAAAACTTACCCGTGCTACCATTGCCGGGATACTGAAAGATATAAACGAATCGGTTTTCTCACAATACCGGGTTAACCCGGAGGATTTTATTCTGAAGGCAGGTACACTGATAAACGAACAGAAAGCTACTGTGATTGTGGAATATTTGGCTTACGATATGGTTAGAGACCGGCATGATCTTGATATTTTTACTGCAGAAAAACCCCGTGATGATTTTAGCAAGGCCATGAAGACTGACCATCATATATATGACTATGTATTTACAGATTCTAATAATGAAAAGAAATTTGTAACTGAATTGGATAAAAGTGTTGAGGTAGTTGTTTACGCAAAGCTCCCCCGTAGTTTCTTTATTCCAACTCCTGTGGGTGATTACAATCCTGATTGGGCAATTGCATTTAAAGAAGGGACCGTCAAACATATATATTTTGTAGCAGAAACCAAAGGCTCCATGTCATCAATGGAATTGAGGAGGATAGAAGAATGTAAAATAGAATGTGCCCGTAAATTCTTTGCAAAAATCACTTCAGATCAGGTCAGGTACGACGTCATTGACAGTTATGGTAAATTGATGGAGTTGGTAAAGTGA
- a CDS encoding transposase, with protein sequence MKSGGSKDIRPGYNCQAAVTESGIIVAAEPVTDANDRNQLKPVIEQAESNTQVKVKEVAADSGYGSYANYEYLEQREIDGYVPDSNCQQYKSGEYQKEEHRYHYSNFVYDEISDSYVCPEGKRLPYWKTRTNETDSRKWNHKVYKGTECGA encoded by the coding sequence ATGAAATCCGGGGGAAGTAAAGACATACGTCCCGGATATAACTGTCAGGCAGCGGTAACTGAAAGTGGGATTATCGTGGCAGCGGAACCAGTAACAGATGCGAACGACCGGAATCAATTGAAACCGGTAATAGAGCAGGCAGAGTCAAATACACAGGTAAAAGTTAAAGAAGTGGCGGCAGATAGTGGATACGGGAGTTATGCAAATTATGAATATCTGGAGCAAAGAGAAATAGATGGATATGTACCCGACAGTAATTGTCAACAATACAAATCGGGAGAGTACCAAAAAGAAGAACATCGGTATCACTACAGTAATTTTGTATATGATGAGATAAGTGATAGCTACGTATGTCCGGAAGGGAAACGATTACCATACTGGAAGACCAGAACAAATGAGACCGATAGCCGCAAGTGGAATCATAAAGTTTACAAGGGTACGGAGTGTGGGGCATAG
- the glmS gene encoding glutamine--fructose-6-phosphate transaminase (isomerizing): protein MCGIVGYIGRKEAIGILLEGVKRLEYRGYDSSGIAFIENGTLKYEKAVGRIAELEKKLLGNSFCTQVGIIHTRWATHGTPTIENAHPHSDCNNEIAVVHNGIIENYDYLKLKLEREGHIFKSQTDTEVLAHLIEKYFNENLETAVMEALKEVEGTYGIAVISVKNPRKIVAARRGSPLLLGIGNHEYFITSDVSASLEHTRDVIYLDDDEIAILSENHYETRTMQNIRTHKKVEEILWNIDMVEKGGYEHFMLKEIHEQPQALQNVLRGRVDNRTGSIKLGGLIPYEKELREAKRIIIVACGTSWHAGLVGEYMLEELVRIPVEVEYASEFRYRNPVIEEGTLVLAISQSGETADTLAALREARLKGARVLSICNAVGSTIAKEADCGIYLHIGPEIGVASTKAFTAQITALYLFTHYLLNLRNPSSPIRFNTVKDILLIPEKIQTIFSMEEDILALARLYKDSEHALYLGRGYNYPVALEGALKLKEISYIHAEGYPAAEMKHGPIALINKDMPVIFIATKDNVYGKILNNIEEVKSRGGKVIAIATEGDDQIGAKIDHVFYIPRTSDILTPILSVIPLQLLAYHMAVMRGCDVDKPRNLAKSVTVE, encoded by the coding sequence ATGTGCGGAATTGTTGGATATATAGGAAGAAAAGAAGCAATCGGGATACTGCTTGAAGGTGTTAAAAGACTTGAGTACCGGGGATATGATTCTTCCGGAATAGCTTTTATCGAAAACGGCACTTTGAAATATGAGAAAGCGGTTGGAAGAATTGCAGAATTGGAAAAAAAACTCCTCGGAAACAGCTTTTGTACGCAGGTAGGGATCATTCATACCCGATGGGCAACCCACGGAACCCCTACGATAGAAAACGCTCATCCGCATAGTGATTGCAATAATGAGATTGCTGTGGTTCATAATGGAATCATAGAAAACTACGATTATTTAAAATTAAAGCTGGAAAGGGAAGGTCATATCTTCAAAAGCCAGACAGATACCGAGGTATTAGCCCACCTTATCGAGAAATATTTCAACGAAAATCTGGAAACAGCCGTTATGGAGGCACTGAAAGAAGTCGAGGGTACCTATGGAATTGCTGTGATTTCTGTAAAAAATCCCCGGAAAATCGTGGCGGCAAGGAGGGGTTCCCCCTTGCTCCTTGGTATTGGAAATCATGAATACTTTATAACATCCGATGTCTCTGCCTCGCTGGAACATACCCGTGATGTGATCTATCTGGACGACGATGAAATTGCTATCCTTTCTGAAAACCACTATGAGACCAGGACCATGCAAAACATCCGTACTCATAAAAAGGTTGAGGAAATATTGTGGAACATAGACATGGTAGAAAAGGGAGGCTATGAGCATTTTATGCTCAAGGAGATCCATGAACAGCCTCAGGCATTGCAGAACGTTCTGCGTGGAAGAGTAGATAACCGTACCGGATCAATAAAATTAGGAGGATTGATCCCTTATGAGAAAGAGCTTCGTGAAGCAAAACGTATCATTATTGTTGCCTGCGGAACCTCATGGCATGCGGGACTTGTCGGCGAATACATGCTGGAGGAACTCGTACGCATACCGGTCGAAGTTGAATACGCATCTGAATTCCGATATCGGAATCCGGTAATCGAAGAAGGAACCCTTGTACTTGCTATAAGCCAGTCGGGAGAAACGGCAGATACCCTTGCCGCATTGCGGGAAGCCAGACTGAAAGGTGCCAGAGTACTTTCCATTTGCAATGCTGTCGGCAGTACCATCGCAAAAGAGGCTGATTGCGGGATATATCTGCACATCGGCCCGGAAATCGGCGTTGCATCCACCAAGGCATTCACAGCACAGATTACTGCGTTATATCTCTTTACCCACTATCTGCTGAACCTGAGAAATCCATCATCACCCATACGTTTCAACACCGTGAAAGACATCCTGCTCATACCTGAAAAGATTCAAACTATCTTTAGTATGGAAGAGGACATCCTTGCACTTGCTAGGCTCTATAAAGACAGTGAACATGCCCTTTATTTAGGGAGAGGATACAATTATCCTGTTGCGCTGGAAGGTGCGTTAAAGCTGAAAGAGATATCGTATATTCACGCGGAAGGTTACCCCGCTGCTGAGATGAAACACGGCCCCATTGCCCTCATTAATAAAGATATGCCTGTGATTTTTATCGCCACGAAAGATAATGTGTATGGCAAGATTCTTAATAATATTGAAGAAGTAAAATCCAGAGGAGGAAAGGTAATTGCAATTGCCACCGAGGGAGACGATCAAATCGGGGCAAAAATCGATCATGTTTTCTACATACCAAGAACATCAGACATCCTTACGCCAATTCTCTCGGTAATCCCCCTCCAGTTGCTTGCATATCACATGGCCGTTATGCGGGGTTGCGACGTAGATAAACCACGGAATCTCGCAAAAAGTGTAACCGTTGAGTAG